The sequence CCCTCCCACAGCGCCAGCGATAGAGATTTATTAATTCCTCCTTCCTTTACCCCTTGCCGTCACTCCCCCCCcaaccactctctctctctctctctctctctctctctctctctctctctctctctctctctctctctctctctggtctcGGCCGTGACGGTCAGCTCACAAGAGGTGCTTCCTCCAACATTGCGCCGGGGCCGTAGAAGGTGAGGACCCCCTTCCTCTTCGTCCCAGCTACTGCCTCTTCCTCAGATCTGAAAAGAACCTCCAGTTTTGTTTTTTAGTCTCAAGCTTTGAATCTGATTTGTAAACTAGAAAGCTTTTATTCTGATTTGTGTACTAGAAAGTTTCTGAAGCTTTAATTTGCGTAGCATGGTAGAAAGGCTACGATTTCTGTAGTACAAAGCATGCACCTTTGTTTCTGCAACTAATTACTTTGTTCTCCGTTAACCACACCAACAGTGCACCGGGTGGCAAGTCCGCCTAGCTATTTCCAAACAAAGAATCAACACCAACAAGCCCAAGTTTGCGTAGGTACGAACTGATTTTCTTGGATGCTTCTCATGGTGGATTTATCTAAGCATCTATGTCCAATTCTGCTAGCTAAATTTTACCTGGTAATTTCCAAAACGCACACATTGTTTCCATGTACTAATTAGGATGGAGGAGGAATGCAATGTGCTGGAGAGTATACTTGACGGAAGCATGAAACCGACGGATCTACGGTTTTCCCTTCTCGAGAAGATTACAGCAAATTTTTCTGAGGAGCGAAGAATTGGTGTGGGTGGATTCGCAGTGGTGTACAAGGTAAACTTTACTTTTCAGAGAAAATTTGGTTTACACTTACATTTTTCTTTTGACGCAAGGAAAACAGTTTCTTTACTTTCACAAAATAGTAAAATAGTACTAGTATGTTTCTGTGGTATACTGCCAAGCCAAATTTTTTTGGTGGTATACAGTACCAAAGTTGGGCTGTAATCAAACTAGTACCAAGTTTTCTCACAAATTGTTTGTATATTCAAACATGCTCTAACATGATGCAGTTTTGAACAGGGTGTCCTCCAAAATGACGAAGTTGctgtgaagaggattatgaacaacATGACGATTGATGAGACACTATTTCGTCGGGAGGTCAATAGCCTGATGCAGGTCAACCATCAGAATATAGTCCGGTTTCTTGGCTTCTGCTCCAATACAACACATAAACAACTGAAATATGAAGGACGATACATTTACGCTGAGAGTAGAGAGAGATTACTATGCTTCGAGTACATAAAAAAGGGAAGCCTTGATAAATATATTACAGGTACCACAACATGGAATGTGATTGCAACTCTTCTCTCTTTTTTCACTTCTACTCTTCAATTAAGGTCCACAAATTGTGCGGATTAACAGTTACATCGTTTTGTATGAAGTTTCGCCTGCACAAATCAAGGGAAAGATGTCATGctccttttttgttttttgttttgttttgttccaCAGATGAATTAAGGGGACTTGCATGGAATACACGGTATAATATAATCAAAGGAATATGCAAGGGACTGGAGTATCTTCACATGGATAGGCATATCGTTCATATGGACTTGAAACCAGCTAATATACTATTAGACAATGATATGATGGCCAAGATTACTGATTTTGGGTTATCGAGAATGGACGAAAGTTCAAGAACCACAAGTACAAACCGCTTTATTTCACCGTGAGAAAAATACCAAAAGAACAAACTACCTTTTTTGGTATCTTTCATTACGTTTCATTTTCTGTCTTTCATAATGCATCAAACAATCGCCATTTTGTCATGCAGGGGATACTGTGCTCCAGAATATCTACTCCATGGAAAAATATCAGTCAAGTCTGATGTGTATAGCCTCGGTGTTATAATAATCGAACTGGTGACAGGGCAGAGGCATATTTCTGATAAAAATAATGTGAGTTTGTTTTATACCGTTGTGCGGATGACCCCCTTATAAAGATTTGTGCAAAAGTATGTCTGTTCCATGATGACTGAAATTAGCTTTTACAATAATCAACAAAAGTATGCCTCTTTG is a genomic window of Triticum dicoccoides isolate Atlit2015 ecotype Zavitan unplaced genomic scaffold, WEW_v2.0 scaffold265060, whole genome shotgun sequence containing:
- the LOC119345653 gene encoding cysteine-rich receptor-like protein kinase 29 → MEEECNVLESILDGSMKPTDLRFSLLEKITANFSEERRIGVGGFAVVYKGVLQNDEVAVKRIMNNMTIDETLFRREVNSLMQVNHQNIVRFLGFCSNTTHKQLKYEGRYIYAESRERLLCFEYIKKGSLDKYITDELRGLAWNTRYNIIKGICKGLEYLHMDRHIVHMDLKPANILLDNDMMAKITDFGLSRMDESSRTTSTNRFISPGYCAPEYLLHGKISVKSDVYSLGVIIIELVTGQRHISDKNNVLRRWRHRWNISGQETPCIYQQVAKVIEIGLLCKESDPYKR